The following coding sequences are from one Rutidosis leptorrhynchoides isolate AG116_Rl617_1_P2 chromosome 11, CSIRO_AGI_Rlap_v1, whole genome shotgun sequence window:
- the LOC139877052 gene encoding probable glycosyltransferase STELLO1 — MLVQQNTPNLTPNSKPQNPKLKSFRTTIHPNRFSPSKSLDFSTWVSQNLYKIVTITILIATVAVVFFLRNAGDSATFFCYQSEIPQIKTITLPKIDYDSITPISDTTTPYSRFRSDQWIVVSVSDYPSNSVKKLLKIKGWQVLAVGNSKTPSDWSLKGTIFLSLEDQAKLGFRVVDYLPYDSYVRKSIGYLFAIQHGAKKIFDFDDRAEIIDDDINKHFDVELTGENAKKEVILQYNRDNTNRTVVNPYIHFGQRSVWPRGLPLENVGQIEHEEYYDQVFSGNQFIQQGISNGLPDVDSVFYFTRKQKLEPFDIRFDQHAPKVALPQGIMVPVNSFNTMFHYSSFWGLMLPVSVSSMASDVLRGYFAQRLLWEIGGYVVVYPPTVHRYDTIESYPFVEENDLHVNVGNLVTFLVSWKSDKQRLFEKILELSYAIAKEGFWSEKDLKFTAAWIQDLISIGYLQPHLMSIELKRQKSIINHGDRKDFVPQKLPSYFLGVEETNTVNYEIGNLVRWRKYFGNVVLIMFCSGPVERTALEWRLLYGRIFKSVIILAEKKDRDLVVEEGHFDHLYKQLPKLFDRFTNAEGFLFLQDDTILNYWNLVQANKTKLWITDKVSRSWSTVPYDGNKDWYGKQAEMVKKVVSLMPAHLQISYKDHIKNHDSSLTICTSDLFYIPQRLVVDFVDLVNLVGDLDIHQKVAIPMFFIAMDSIQNFDPVFSKMIYKRKPSLNINITASFYSPEVPAVHPLRVSNEQEFIKLVRVMAAGDPLLLDLV; from the exons ATGTTGGTCCAACAAAATACTCCAAATTTAACCCCAAATTCCAAACCCCAAAACCCTAAATTAAAATCATTCCGAACAACAATTCACCCAAATCGATTCTCCCCATCAAAATCACTTGATTTCTCCACATGGGTTTCACAAAATCTGTACAAAATAGTCACAATTACCATCCTGATCGCCACCGTTGCCGTCGTGTTCTTCCTCCGTAACGCCGGCGACTCTGCCACCTTCTTTTGCTACCAATCTGAAATCCCACAAATAAAAACCATTACTTTACCCAAAATTGATTATGATTCAATCACACCCATTTCAGATACCACTACTCCATATTCAAGATTCAGATCAGATCAATGGATTGTTGTTTCGGTTTCTGATTATCCATCGAATTCGGTTAAAAAACTGTTAAAGATTAAAGGTTGGCAAGTTCTTGCAGTTGGGAATTCAAAAACTCCTAGTGACTGGAGTTTAAAAGGTACAATTTTTTTGTCTTTAGAAGATCAAGCCAAATTAGGTTTTCGAGTAGTCGATTATTTGCCTTATGATTCTTATGTTAGGAAAAGTATAGGATATTTGTTTGCCATTCAACATGGTGCTAAAAAGATATTTGATTTTGATGATAGAGCTGAAATAATTGATGATGATATTAACAAGCATTTCGATGTCGAGTTAACCGGCGAAAATGCTAAAAAAGAGGTTATTTTGCAGTATAATCGTGATAACACGAATCGAACTGTTGTAAATCCTTATATTCATTTTGGTCAAAGATCAGTTTGGCCTAGGGGATTACCATTAGAAAATGTAGGTCAAATCGAGCATGAAGAATACTACGATCAAGTGTTTAGTGGGAATCAATTCATTCAACAAGGGATTTCTAATGGGTTACCGGATGTTGATTCGGTTTTTTactttacaagaaaacaaaagcttGAACCTTTTGATATTAGATTCGATCAACACGCACCAAAAGTTGCATTACCTCAAGGAATAATGGTACCCGTGAATTCTTTTAATACAATGTTCCATTATTCATCGTTTTGGGGATTAATGCTTCCCGTTTCCGTTAGTTCAATGGCGTCCGATGTGTTAAGAGGTTATTTTGCACAACGGCTTTTATGGGAAATTGGTGGGTATGTTGTTGTTTATCCACCAACGGTACATAGGTATGATACAATCGAATCATACCCATTTGTAGAAGAGAATGATCTTCATGTAAATGTTGGAAATTTGGTAACTTTTTTGGTTTCTTGGAAATCGGATAAACAAAGATTATTCGAAAAGATATTGGAATTGAGTTATGCGATAGCTAAAGAAGGTTTTTGGAGCGAAAAAGATTTAAAATTTACAGCTGCGTGGATTCAAGATTTGATATCAATAGGTTATTTGCAACCACATTTAATGTCAATTGAATTGAAGAGACAAAAAAGTATAATTAATCATGGAGATCGAAAGGATTTTGTACCTCAAAAGTTACCATCTTATTTTCTTGGTGTTGAGGAAACGAATACGGTAAATTATGAAATAGGAAATTTAGTTCGGTGGCGAAAGTATTTTGGGAATGTTGTTCTTATTATGTTTTGTAGTGGGCCCGTTGAACGGACTGCTTTGGAATGGAGATTGTTGTACGGAAGGATATTTAAATCTGTAATCATCTTGGCGGAAAAAAAGGATCGTGATCTTGTTGTTGAAGAGGGTCACTTTGATCATCTTTACAA GCAACTTCCAAAATTGTTTGATAGATTTACAAATGCAGAAGGTTTTCTGTTTTTACAAGACGATACAATCCTAAATTACTGGAATCTGGTCCAGGCTAACAAAACTAAGTTATGGATAACAGACAAG GTATCAAGATCTTGGAGTACAGTTCCATACGATGGCAACAAAGATTGGTATGGAAAACAAGCAGAAATGGTAAAAAAAGTTGTAAGCTTAATGCCAGCTCATTTACAGATCAGTTACAAGGACCATATAAAGAATCACGACTCAAGCCTCACAATTTGCACATCAGACTTATTTTATATCCCGCAAAGGCTCGTGGTTGACTTTGTTGACTTGGTCAACCTAGTTGGAGATCTTGATATCCATCAAAAGGTTGCTATTCCCATGTTCTTCATAGCAATGGACTCCATTCAGAATTTTGATCCTGTCTTTAGCAAAATGATTTATAAAAGAAAACCGAGTCTGAATATAAATATAACCGCGAGTTTTTATTCTCCCGAAGTGCCTGCGGTTCACCCGTTACGGGTTTCGAATGAGCAAGAATTTATAAAGCTTGTTAGAGTAATGGCTGCAGGTGATCCTCTGTTACTGGATCTGGTTTGA